Proteins co-encoded in one Pocillopora verrucosa isolate sample1 chromosome 1, ASM3666991v2, whole genome shotgun sequence genomic window:
- the LOC131785428 gene encoding nucleoplasmin-like protein ANO39 yields the protein MEGKANKKPPMTNGVAKADKKDKTEKQNKIPAQQPSTPKTDGKKDQGKKAGAKTPEVLSMDKIKEKLLKTPNLPKKVEKFKNYLKHSYKITDEAESTKLWDWLKENK from the exons ATGGAAGGGAAAGCAAATAAAAAGCCACCAATGACAAAT GGAGTTGCTAAAGCAGACAAAAAGGATAaaacagaaaagcaaaacaagattCCAGCTCAACAG CCCAGTACACCAAAAACTGATGGGAAAAAAGATCAGGGGAAGAAGGCTGGAGCTAAAACTCCAGAAGTG CTATCTATGGACAAAATTAAAGAGAAGTTACTCAAG ACGCCAAATCTTCCAAAGAAGGTGGAAAAGTTCAAGAACTATTTGAAGCACTCATACAAAATCACAGATGAGGCT GAGTCAACGAAACTCTGGGACTGGTTGAAGGAGAACAAGTAG